A DNA window from Niabella yanshanensis contains the following coding sequences:
- a CDS encoding YqjF family protein translates to MSTFLSAEWRKLAMANYAIDPAILKPFIPYKTELDDWNGACYVSLVGFMFLQTQLLGIKIPGHVNFEEVNLRFYVRYKDGVEWKRGVVFVKEIVPKAMIAWVANNVYGENYEALPMRHDWQIGKNKQVISYGWKKQQWHEMILNASSAPEDIAAGSKAEFITEHYWGYTQRGQSKTGEYEVQHPRWQTYEVTDYSINVDFELSYGPVFSFLNNMEPQSALLAEGSAIKVLNSRTIR, encoded by the coding sequence ATGTCCACCTTCCTATCAGCCGAATGGCGCAAACTGGCAATGGCCAATTATGCGATTGATCCGGCTATTCTAAAACCGTTTATTCCTTACAAGACCGAGCTGGATGACTGGAACGGCGCCTGCTATGTAAGCCTGGTGGGTTTTATGTTTTTACAAACCCAACTGCTGGGAATAAAGATACCGGGGCATGTAAATTTTGAGGAAGTAAACCTGCGTTTCTATGTCAGGTATAAAGATGGTGTTGAATGGAAGCGGGGCGTAGTATTTGTCAAAGAAATAGTTCCCAAAGCCATGATCGCCTGGGTGGCTAACAACGTATATGGCGAAAACTATGAAGCGCTACCCATGCGCCATGACTGGCAGATCGGCAAAAACAAACAGGTAATCAGCTACGGATGGAAAAAGCAGCAATGGCATGAGATGATCCTTAATGCCAGCTCAGCTCCAGAAGATATTGCAGCAGGCAGTAAAGCTGAATTTATAACCGAACATTATTGGGGCTACACACAAAGGGGGCAGTCAAAAACCGGGGAGTATGAAGTACAGCATCCACGCTGGCAAACCTACGAAGTAACTGATTATAGCATCAACGTCGACTTTGAATTATCATACGGACCTGTATTTTCGTTTCTGAACAATATGGAACCGCAATCAGCTCTTTTGGCTGAAGGCTCGGCAATAAAAGTATTGAACAGCCGAACTATTCGATAG
- the uvrB gene encoding excinuclease ABC subunit UvrB has translation MDKKFSVGLLSKYNFLSVPFKLHTPFQPAGDQPTAIAQLTEGVFDGEKYQTLLGVTGSGKTYTMANVIQNTQRPTLIITHNKTLVAQLYGEFRQFFPENAVEYFVSYYDYYQPEAYLPVSDTYIEKDLAINEELDKLRLRTITSLLSGRRDIIVVASVSCIYGAGNPADYENSIIRIERGQTISRQAFLHGLVNSLYTRTTIEFNRGTFRVKGDTVDINLPYVDYGYRVTFFGDEIEEIETIEVATNKRISTIGNAAIFPANLYVAPKDMIQQVIYEIQDEMTAQVEYFTSTGKLIEAQRIKERVEYDIEMIKELGYCNGIENYSRFFDRRQPGTRPFCLLDYFPKDYLMIVDESHQTMPQISGMYGGDRSRKLILVDYGFRIPSALDNRPLNFHEFESLQNQVIYVSATPDTYELEKTGGVIAEQVVRPTGLLDPPIEVRPSINQIDDLLDEIDKTVKKGDRVLVTTLTKRMAEEMDKYLHRINIKSKYIHSEVDTLERVEILRQLRLGEIDVLVGVNLLREGLDLPEVSLVAILDADKEGFLRNEKSLTQTAGRAARNVDGKVIFYADTMTGSMQRTIDETNRRREKQIAYNIEHNITPRTVVKSKEDVFKQTSVLDIKGFDEKEPLAIGFDEDLVTVAAEDEVVYKTIPQMEKAIAKTKKDMEKAARDLDFMEAAKLRDEMFRLQKELEGMK, from the coding sequence ATGGACAAAAAATTTAGTGTAGGTTTGTTATCCAAATACAATTTTTTATCCGTGCCATTTAAATTACATACCCCATTTCAGCCCGCCGGTGATCAGCCAACAGCTATTGCCCAATTAACAGAAGGTGTTTTTGACGGCGAAAAATATCAGACCCTGCTTGGTGTAACAGGTAGTGGGAAAACCTATACGATGGCCAATGTGATACAAAATACACAGCGGCCCACACTGATTATCACCCATAACAAAACGCTTGTAGCACAGCTATATGGCGAGTTTCGGCAGTTTTTCCCCGAAAACGCAGTGGAGTATTTTGTATCCTACTATGATTATTATCAACCAGAAGCCTACTTACCGGTAAGCGATACTTATATAGAAAAGGACCTGGCCATTAATGAAGAGCTCGACAAACTCAGACTTCGTACCATCACCAGTTTATTAAGTGGACGAAGAGATATTATAGTGGTGGCGTCTGTAAGCTGTATCTATGGTGCAGGAAACCCGGCTGATTACGAAAACAGCATTATCCGCATTGAACGGGGGCAGACCATTTCGCGCCAGGCTTTTTTACATGGCCTGGTGAATTCCTTATATACCCGCACCACTATTGAATTTAATCGCGGTACTTTCCGGGTAAAAGGTGATACAGTGGATATCAATCTTCCCTACGTGGATTATGGTTACCGGGTCACTTTTTTTGGCGATGAAATTGAAGAGATCGAGACCATTGAGGTAGCAACGAATAAAAGGATTTCGACGATAGGGAATGCTGCGATTTTCCCTGCCAACCTTTATGTGGCTCCTAAAGACATGATACAGCAGGTGATCTATGAGATCCAGGATGAAATGACGGCGCAGGTTGAATATTTTACCAGCACCGGTAAGCTGATAGAAGCCCAGCGTATTAAGGAGCGCGTGGAGTATGATATTGAAATGATCAAAGAGCTGGGCTACTGTAATGGTATTGAAAACTATTCCCGTTTTTTTGACCGGCGGCAGCCAGGCACCCGTCCGTTCTGCCTGCTGGATTATTTTCCGAAAGATTACCTGATGATCGTGGATGAAAGCCACCAGACCATGCCGCAGATCAGTGGTATGTACGGCGGTGACCGTAGCCGGAAACTCATCCTGGTTGATTATGGATTCCGCATCCCATCAGCCCTGGATAACCGCCCGCTTAATTTCCATGAATTTGAAAGTCTGCAGAACCAGGTGATTTATGTATCTGCCACCCCCGATACTTATGAGCTGGAAAAAACAGGCGGCGTAATCGCCGAGCAGGTGGTACGTCCTACAGGTTTGCTTGATCCCCCTATTGAGGTAAGGCCCAGTATTAACCAGATTGATGATTTACTGGATGAAATCGATAAAACAGTAAAAAAAGGCGACCGTGTGCTGGTGACTACTTTGACCAAGCGTATGGCAGAGGAAATGGATAAATACCTGCATCGCATCAATATCAAATCAAAATATATTCATAGCGAGGTAGATACCCTGGAGCGGGTGGAAATATTACGCCAGTTGCGTTTAGGTGAGATCGATGTACTGGTAGGTGTAAACCTTTTAAGAGAAGGCCTGGATCTGCCGGAAGTAAGCCTAGTAGCGATACTGGATGCGGATAAGGAAGGCTTTCTACGTAATGAAAAATCATTGACACAGACAGCCGGCCGTGCGGCAAGAAACGTTGATGGCAAGGTGATTTTTTATGCAGATACCATGACTGGCAGCATGCAGCGAACTATTGATGAAACCAACCGACGCCGCGAAAAGCAGATTGCTTATAATATCGAACATAATATCACACCACGTACCGTAGTTAAGTCGAAAGAAGATGTATTCAAACAGACCAGTGTTTTAGACATCAAAGGCTTCGACGAAAAAGAGCCTTTGGCCATTGGTTTTGATGAAGACCTGGTGACGGTGGCTGCGGAAGATGAAGTAGTGTATAAAACCATTCCGCAGATGGAAAAGGCTATTGCCAAAACCAAAAAAGATATGGAAAAAGCGGCGCGTGATCTTGACTTTATGGAAGCCGCCAAGTTAAGAGATGAAATGTTCAGGTTGCAGAAAGAGTTGGAGGGAATGAAGTAA
- a CDS encoding S41 family peptidase → MRTLLYVAILLLLFFDVAGQAKFSQKELLHDLSVLKRIVTNTNPLLTNDSRVQMERMFADAERTFPLEQATGLEFIKYVTRLQINAGYDEHASFDLNEQLFPVSSVFFPVPIYLLGDRFVVNSEKAMLPYGSLIRSINGISADSILHKFLRGDREVNHFKHRLGSIFHAMYFLEYGGADEFIITYNENLKSKELKTVTCKAVSLRNAFALQNDAVFPLTKVTEQNLNQTYVEFNEITKGYYLQLKSFTGLSGDSSMPYTQMFDSLFKHVQSKSPRSMILDIRGNSGGLLLVPGLLLSYLAGTPFDEVHHLKMMPVKDIPLDYLKRIDQRPVATKSDGRKMLYRLYDGSVTQNGSTYKDIHFKREPSPYRFSGPVALLTDGGTFSAAAYFANLFQRSKRGSIMGLPTGGAARQITAGHMLEYELPNTKIVVSLPLMYITFGDAASINSTWDYVVPDAVLPFEKEYQYFCLKQDWGVQIKLNAQ, encoded by the coding sequence ATGCGAACACTGCTCTACGTTGCCATCCTTTTGCTATTATTTTTCGATGTTGCCGGACAAGCAAAGTTTTCCCAAAAGGAATTGTTACATGATCTGTCTGTTTTAAAACGCATAGTCACCAATACAAATCCGCTATTGACCAATGACAGCAGAGTACAAATGGAAAGAATGTTCGCGGATGCCGAGCGTACTTTCCCTTTGGAACAGGCAACGGGCCTGGAATTTATTAAGTATGTGACCAGGCTTCAAATAAACGCAGGATACGATGAACATGCTTCCTTTGACCTTAACGAGCAGTTGTTTCCTGTTTCATCTGTATTCTTCCCGGTGCCTATTTACCTTTTAGGAGATCGTTTTGTTGTAAATAGTGAAAAAGCAATGTTGCCTTATGGGAGTCTTATTAGGTCAATCAATGGAATTAGTGCGGATAGTATACTTCATAAATTTTTGCGCGGCGATCGGGAGGTTAACCATTTTAAGCATAGGTTAGGTAGTATTTTTCACGCTATGTATTTTCTTGAGTACGGTGGGGCTGATGAATTTATAATCACTTACAACGAAAACCTTAAAAGTAAAGAGTTAAAAACCGTTACCTGCAAAGCAGTTAGTTTAAGAAATGCGTTTGCACTGCAAAATGATGCAGTTTTCCCACTGACCAAAGTAACGGAACAAAATCTTAACCAAACGTACGTGGAATTTAATGAAATTACGAAGGGTTATTATCTTCAATTGAAATCATTTACAGGGCTATCTGGCGATTCTTCTATGCCATATACCCAAATGTTTGATAGCCTGTTTAAACACGTTCAGAGCAAAAGTCCCCGTTCGATGATCCTCGACATTCGTGGTAATAGCGGGGGGCTGTTGTTGGTGCCGGGTCTCCTGCTTTCCTACCTTGCAGGCACCCCGTTTGATGAGGTACACCATTTAAAAATGATGCCGGTAAAGGATATTCCGCTCGATTACCTGAAGCGTATCGATCAGCGACCAGTAGCCACCAAAAGCGACGGGCGCAAAATGCTGTACCGGCTCTATGATGGCTCAGTGACCCAAAATGGCAGTACTTATAAGGATATCCATTTTAAGCGAGAACCCAGTCCTTACCGGTTTTCCGGACCGGTAGCATTGCTTACCGATGGAGGTACTTTTTCGGCTGCCGCCTATTTTGCCAACCTTTTTCAGCGCTCAAAACGAGGTAGTATTATGGGATTACCTACCGGTGGCGCTGCACGACAAATAACAGCGGGGCATATGCTGGAGTATGAGCTGCCCAACACTAAAATAGTTGTTAGTCTGCCACTAATGTATATTACGTTCGGCGATGCCGCCTCTATCAATTCTACTTGGGATTATGTAGTGCCCGATGCAGTACTTCCATTTGAAAAGGAATACCAGTATTTTTGTTTAAAACAGGATTGGGGCGTCCAGATTAAGTTAAATGCGCAATAG
- a CDS encoding type II toxin-antitoxin system RelE/ParE family toxin, with protein MKSGYKILWTDNALDELQNTVEYLESQFGVNELRQLAHKIESVVTLLRHNPYLFSESEFKGVRRVNILKLNTLYFRINTETVEILSFFSNRRDPSSRKL; from the coding sequence ATGAAAAGTGGCTATAAAATATTGTGGACTGACAATGCCCTCGACGAATTACAAAATACAGTAGAATATCTGGAATCTCAATTCGGCGTAAATGAGTTACGTCAACTAGCTCATAAAATTGAATCAGTAGTAACGCTCCTTCGGCATAATCCTTACTTATTTTCAGAATCAGAATTCAAAGGCGTCAGAAGAGTAAACATCTTAAAACTAAATACGCTCTACTTCAGAATAAATACTGAAACAGTCGAAATTTTATCCTTTTTCTCCAATAGGCGAGATCCATCCAGCAGAAAGCTATAA
- a CDS encoding YoaK family protein: MMLRKYSNSRTLGDNVRLGVLTALVAGMVNVASLLLFLSFSSNVTGYFAIFASELVNGNIYQIALVGSWIFLFFFGSFVSNFLVINLSDRNKYLAHALPLLLELACILVVGIYGTYGYKGSLHESELMLSLMLFAMGLQNGLTASISNFAVKTTHLTGATTDLGVLASMFTNKKFRNKRELRDKATLIFSIAISYVAGGVLFALFYKTLQFKMFFIIAAFLLVVILYDSYKVWVLKLKRFRINRRQKNTALVPSYSDRQS, translated from the coding sequence ATGATGTTACGTAAATATAGTAATAGCAGAACATTGGGAGATAATGTAAGATTAGGTGTATTGACTGCGCTCGTAGCAGGTATGGTCAATGTGGCTTCACTATTGCTGTTCCTGTCATTTTCATCTAATGTTACCGGTTATTTTGCCATTTTCGCATCAGAGTTGGTAAATGGCAATATTTACCAGATTGCATTAGTGGGTTCCTGGATATTTCTATTCTTTTTCGGCAGCTTTGTATCCAATTTCCTGGTTATAAATCTATCGGATAGAAACAAATACCTCGCGCATGCGCTTCCGTTGCTGCTGGAATTGGCTTGCATCCTGGTCGTAGGGATTTATGGCACTTATGGGTATAAGGGATCGTTACATGAGTCAGAACTAATGTTATCTCTGATGTTATTTGCTATGGGCCTGCAGAACGGGCTTACAGCCAGCATTTCAAATTTTGCGGTAAAAACCACACATCTTACCGGTGCAACAACCGATCTGGGCGTGCTGGCCTCTATGTTTACCAATAAAAAATTCAGGAACAAAAGAGAGCTGCGGGATAAAGCTACATTGATCTTCTCTATCGCTATATCGTACGTAGCGGGGGGCGTTCTTTTCGCCCTATTCTATAAAACACTGCAGTTTAAGATGTTCTTTATCATCGCTGCGTTTTTACTGGTCGTAATTTTATACGATTCTTACAAGGTGTGGGTACTGAAATTAAAACGCTTTCGTATTAACCGGAGGCAGAAAAATACAGCGCTGGTTCCATCTTATAGTGATCGACAATCTTAA
- the pnuC gene encoding nicotinamide riboside transporter PnuC, whose product MNPSEWFQLFLQQLKAVPLLEWIGVSFGVAEVLLARANKIWLYPCGIVSVMVSTYIFFHSGLYAESALNMYYLVMSIYGWWWWQRRKDHDTPPVTRATKTEWLKTIGIVVSAFVILYTVLTKFTDSTVPVFDSWVSATAWAGMWLLAKRKIENWILLNISNAFAIPLLFYKGLPLYALLTLFLFIIAVLGYIDWNKTIKKNEQKTAFSFE is encoded by the coding sequence ATGAACCCGAGTGAATGGTTTCAACTTTTTTTACAGCAGCTAAAAGCAGTACCGCTTCTGGAATGGATAGGGGTCAGTTTTGGTGTGGCTGAAGTACTGCTGGCCCGCGCCAATAAAATATGGCTATACCCCTGTGGCATAGTATCGGTTATGGTCTCAACCTATATCTTTTTTCATTCGGGATTGTATGCCGAGAGTGCCCTGAATATGTACTACCTGGTGATGAGTATTTATGGCTGGTGGTGGTGGCAAAGAAGAAAGGACCATGATACGCCTCCCGTTACCCGCGCTACAAAAACCGAGTGGTTGAAAACGATTGGCATTGTGGTAAGCGCGTTTGTGATCTTATACACCGTATTAACAAAATTTACCGATTCAACCGTACCGGTATTTGACTCCTGGGTGAGCGCAACCGCCTGGGCGGGGATGTGGCTGTTGGCAAAAAGGAAAATAGAGAACTGGATACTGCTCAATATCAGCAATGCATTTGCGATCCCGCTATTATTTTATAAAGGATTGCCCCTCTACGCCCTCTTAACCCTTTTCCTTTTCATTATTGCGGTATTAGGTTATATCGACTGGAACAAAACCATTAAAAAAAATGAACAAAAAACAGCCTTTAGCTTTGAATAA
- a CDS encoding Rieske (2Fe-2S) protein gives MNKEYTWHLFALHLNEIPFNHENLAEIKVAGKKICIARMADKAFACAAQCPHAAAPLVGGYVNVQQQIVCPLHRYKFSLENGRNVSGEGYYLRTYPIEEREDGWYIGL, from the coding sequence ATGAATAAAGAATATACCTGGCATTTATTTGCCCTGCATTTAAACGAAATACCCTTTAATCATGAAAACCTGGCCGAAATAAAAGTAGCCGGGAAAAAGATCTGCATTGCACGTATGGCAGATAAAGCTTTTGCCTGTGCGGCTCAATGCCCCCACGCTGCCGCGCCTTTGGTTGGCGGATACGTAAATGTGCAGCAACAGATCGTATGCCCTTTGCACCGGTACAAGTTTAGCCTGGAAAATGGCCGGAATGTTTCGGGCGAAGGCTATTACTTAAGAACCTATCCAATTGAGGAAAGAGAAGATGGCTGGTATATCGGCTTATAA
- a CDS encoding TonB-dependent receptor yields the protein MRKGLLLLLFLSGIIYTKAQNIVVTGLIKDKDNLALPGATVRLLPQGNYTYTDAKGHFEFLNIKEADSVVLEVSYIGYQKLVKTFFANRKNLDVTITLDDSGMLDAVVVIGDRLRGQMKALNQQKNGGNITNIVSADQVGRFPDANIGDALKRIPGITMQNDQGEARNIIIRGLAPELNSVTINGDRIPSAEGDNRNVQMDLIPSDMVQTIEVNKTLTPDMDADAIGGSVNLITRAPSNGERISATLSGGLNPIRNGGLFSGGLVYGNRFFNDQFGMVLSGSYNTNRYGSDNVEGVWKEDEFGNIYLEEHDIRKYDITRTRRSAAGSFDYKFNGRHRLSLNAMYNWRDDWENRYRLATVDIEPIYDANDEQQIIGFTGEQRRQTKGGIDNNRIKSARLEQQTVQNYSLRGDHLFGSLLDMDWSASYSTAREYRPNERYIRYETSGVELSRDFGSMKYPLPGVVTAPALGDYELGELTENTDNTTEDEFGARINFRLPVSIVNGEKGRLRFGGRLRLKNKDRYNQFTKYEPLNGEMATLADVDTVLWDGKKWSPNSKYIPGTFTSKDFLGGLNFNDASRFEAEDAPDEYLAVNYHAKERIVGGYVRWDQDFSSQLSMIAGVRLENTSLTYVGNVIQDEEDLVGERSIKNSYLNVLPGLTFKYVPMENFVLRAAATTALARPNYYTLSPFVSTVLDDNEISAGNPALKASYSWNFDLMAEYYFKSLGLISGGVFYKNIDNFIYTFRDEFYTRDKYAAEFPDLQNPIQGDDNWTLIQSRNGEQVKVYGLEVALQRQLDFLPGKFLKGFGIYTNYTYTKSSAKGIYSLDGDLRTGIMLPGTAPHMFNASLSWENKRFSARASLNYTAAYLDELGGDNFNDRFYDKQLFLDANASYKVTNNLRLFAEANNLTNQPLRYYQGVSDRTMQMEYYRQRYNFGLKFDVTK from the coding sequence ATGCGAAAAGGCTTACTACTGCTTTTATTTTTATCAGGTATTATCTATACGAAAGCCCAGAATATTGTTGTTACCGGCCTTATAAAAGATAAGGATAACCTGGCGCTACCTGGCGCAACAGTCAGGTTACTTCCGCAGGGCAATTATACTTACACTGATGCCAAAGGACATTTTGAGTTTCTGAATATCAAAGAAGCGGATAGTGTTGTGCTGGAAGTGTCTTATATCGGGTACCAAAAGCTGGTTAAAACTTTTTTTGCGAATCGTAAAAACCTGGATGTAACTATTACATTGGATGACAGTGGTATGCTGGATGCGGTAGTGGTGATAGGGGACCGGCTTCGCGGACAAATGAAGGCGCTGAATCAACAGAAGAATGGCGGTAATATCACCAATATTGTTTCGGCCGACCAGGTGGGCCGTTTCCCGGATGCGAATATTGGAGATGCCCTGAAGCGCATACCTGGCATTACGATGCAAAATGACCAGGGCGAAGCGCGAAATATTATTATACGCGGCTTGGCACCTGAGTTAAACTCTGTAACTATTAACGGAGATCGTATCCCTTCAGCCGAGGGAGATAACCGTAACGTGCAAATGGACCTGATCCCTTCGGATATGGTGCAAACGATTGAAGTAAATAAAACCCTGACGCCTGATATGGATGCAGATGCGATCGGGGGATCCGTAAACCTCATCACACGGGCCCCGTCTAATGGTGAGCGTATTTCAGCAACATTGTCCGGCGGGCTTAATCCTATCCGCAATGGCGGGCTTTTTTCGGGTGGACTGGTGTATGGGAACCGGTTCTTTAATGATCAATTCGGGATGGTGCTGAGTGGATCTTATAATACGAATAGGTATGGTTCTGATAACGTAGAAGGCGTGTGGAAGGAAGATGAATTTGGAAATATTTACCTGGAAGAACATGATATACGTAAATATGATATTACGAGGACACGCCGCAGTGCTGCCGGGTCTTTTGATTATAAGTTTAATGGCAGGCACCGGCTTTCTTTGAATGCCATGTATAACTGGAGGGATGACTGGGAAAACAGGTATCGTCTTGCGACGGTAGATATAGAGCCTATATATGATGCCAATGATGAACAGCAAATTATTGGCTTTACCGGCGAGCAAAGAAGACAGACCAAGGGGGGGATTGACAATAACCGTATTAAGTCTGCAAGGTTAGAACAGCAAACCGTTCAAAACTATTCTTTACGTGGCGATCATTTATTTGGAAGCTTGCTGGATATGGACTGGTCTGCCAGCTATTCAACGGCCCGCGAATACCGGCCTAATGAAAGATATATCCGTTATGAAACTTCGGGTGTAGAGTTGAGCCGGGATTTTGGATCGATGAAGTACCCTTTACCGGGTGTCGTTACTGCTCCGGCATTGGGCGATTATGAGTTGGGCGAATTGACGGAAAATACAGATAACACTACTGAAGATGAATTTGGCGCCCGTATTAATTTCCGCTTGCCAGTGAGTATTGTTAATGGCGAAAAAGGCAGGTTGCGTTTTGGTGGCAGGTTGCGTCTTAAAAATAAGGACAGGTATAACCAGTTTACCAAATACGAGCCCTTGAATGGAGAGATGGCTACTTTGGCTGATGTAGATACCGTGTTATGGGATGGAAAAAAATGGAGCCCCAACAGTAAATATATTCCCGGAACTTTTACTTCAAAAGATTTCCTGGGCGGCTTAAATTTCAATGATGCTTCACGCTTTGAAGCTGAAGATGCACCAGATGAATACCTGGCCGTAAACTATCATGCGAAAGAACGTATTGTAGGAGGGTATGTACGTTGGGACCAGGACTTTTCGAGTCAGCTAAGTATGATCGCCGGAGTAAGATTAGAGAATACCAGCCTTACTTATGTGGGTAATGTGATACAGGATGAAGAAGACCTGGTGGGCGAACGTTCGATAAAAAATAGCTACCTGAATGTTTTGCCGGGCCTGACCTTCAAGTACGTTCCAATGGAAAACTTTGTACTGCGGGCGGCGGCAACCACTGCCCTGGCCAGACCTAACTATTATACCCTTTCTCCCTTTGTAAGTACCGTACTGGATGATAACGAGATCAGCGCCGGAAACCCTGCTTTAAAAGCATCTTACTCCTGGAACTTTGATCTGATGGCCGAGTATTATTTTAAATCATTAGGCCTTATTTCCGGGGGAGTGTTCTATAAGAATATCGATAATTTTATTTATACTTTCAGAGATGAGTTTTATACGCGCGACAAATATGCTGCGGAATTTCCGGATTTACAAAACCCGATACAGGGCGATGATAACTGGACGCTGATCCAATCGCGCAATGGCGAGCAGGTAAAAGTATACGGCCTTGAAGTGGCTTTACAGCGCCAGCTGGATTTTCTACCCGGTAAGTTTTTAAAAGGATTCGGTATTTATACCAACTATACGTATACAAAGTCGTCGGCTAAAGGCATTTATAGCCTGGATGGCGATCTGCGTACAGGAATTATGTTGCCGGGTACCGCACCGCATATGTTTAATGCTTCTTTATCCTGGGAGAACAAACGTTTTTCGGCAAGAGCTTCGCTGAACTATACAGCGGCTTACCTGGATGAGCTGGGCGGTGATAATTTTAATGACCGTTTTTATGATAAACAGCTCTTTCTTGATGCGAATGCATCCTATAAAGTTACTAATAATTTAAGACTTTTTGCGGAAGCCAATAACCTGACCAATCAGCCATTGCGATATTACCAGGGTGTAAGCGATAGAACGATGCAAATGGAGTACTATCGCCAGCGATACAATTTTGGATTGAAATTCGATGTAACAAAATAA
- a CDS encoding phytase, which produces MKYFYKPLYSYLAAAALVFGIAGLHSCSSTPKSGGNDHTVLKPLYTTDTTGFDTDDPAIWINPKDKMQSLIVGTDKEEGGGIYAFDLKGKTVKKVTGLKRPNNVDVAYNLKYKNGTVDAVIFTERKANRVRVFSLPDLQPVDNGGIPVFEADTCAGCRDGMGIAIYTAPDGKIYAMVGRKTGPTGSYIWQYELKQSKEGFITGEVVRKFGTYSGKKEIESIAMDNELGYVYYSDEQVGVRKYYADPAKGNQELALFATTGFTDDHEGISIYKKTASTGYILVSNQQDNSFMIYPREGMSGKMNEHPLITKVKTSTLESDGSDVTNLSFGNLYPEGFFVAMSNGKVFQIYDWRDIQKKIDAAKKR; this is translated from the coding sequence ATGAAATATTTTTATAAACCGTTATACAGCTATCTGGCAGCTGCAGCTCTGGTTTTCGGCATAGCAGGGCTACATTCCTGTTCTTCCACCCCAAAAAGCGGTGGCAATGATCATACTGTGCTTAAGCCATTATATACTACCGATACCACGGGGTTTGATACCGATGATCCGGCAATATGGATCAACCCGAAGGATAAAATGCAATCCCTGATCGTAGGTACTGACAAAGAAGAAGGCGGCGGTATTTATGCTTTTGATCTGAAAGGAAAGACCGTTAAAAAAGTTACCGGTTTAAAGAGACCCAACAATGTAGATGTTGCTTATAATTTGAAGTATAAAAATGGCACGGTGGATGCAGTCATTTTTACCGAACGAAAAGCTAATAGGGTCAGAGTGTTTTCTTTACCTGATCTGCAACCTGTTGATAACGGCGGCATTCCCGTGTTTGAAGCGGATACCTGTGCCGGCTGTCGCGACGGTATGGGCATTGCCATTTATACAGCTCCCGATGGAAAAATATATGCCATGGTTGGGCGGAAGACGGGGCCCACCGGATCTTACATATGGCAATATGAATTAAAGCAGTCGAAAGAAGGTTTCATAACCGGTGAAGTAGTACGGAAGTTTGGTACTTATAGCGGTAAAAAGGAAATAGAATCCATTGCGATGGATAATGAGCTAGGATATGTTTATTATTCGGATGAACAGGTGGGTGTAAGAAAGTACTATGCCGATCCGGCTAAAGGCAACCAGGAGCTGGCGCTTTTTGCAACAACCGGTTTTACAGATGATCATGAAGGGATTTCCATTTATAAGAAAACGGCTTCAACGGGTTATATACTCGTCTCCAATCAACAGGACAATTCTTTTATGATCTATCCCCGCGAAGGAATGTCAGGGAAAATGAACGAACACCCGCTGATCACCAAAGTAAAAACAAGCACATTGGAAAGTGATGGTTCAGATGTTACCAATCTTTCTTTTGGCAACCTGTATCCCGAAGGTTTTTTTGTGGCCATGAGTAACGGCAAGGTTTTCCAGATATATGATTGGCGGGATATACAGAAAAAAATAGATGCGGCTAAGAAACGCTGA